The window AGTGTACAAAACTTTGTTTTACAAGTAGATCCTAATCAATTAGAAGAAATAGTTATAAACTATAAAGAGCCTGTTATAGTTAAAAAAGATACCACAACGTATAGAGCAGATGCTTTTACTAACGGTAAAGAACGTAAACTGCGTCAAGTACTTAAAAAATTACCAGGTGTTGACGTTGATAGAAAAGGAAATGTAACCGTAAAAGGTAAGAAAGTAACAACTGTATTAGTAGACAATAAAACCTTTTTTACAGGAGATAGTAAATTAGCGGTTAACAACATACCTGCAGATGTAATTTATGAAATACAGGTTATAGAAGATTATCATGAAAGTGATTTGTTAAAAGGCTTTGAGGAATCTAAAGAAGTAGCTTTAAATATAAGCCTTAAAAAGGATAAAAAGGAATTTATTTTTGGCGATTTAGAAGCTGGTAGCGATACAAAAGATAGATATGTGTTTCATCCCACAGTATTTAAATACTCACCTAAAATAAATTATAATTTTATAGGTGATATTAATAATGTGGGTAAAAAATCGTTTACGTTAAAAGATTATATTAATTACGAAGGCGGTTTTGATGTAGGCGATTTTTCATCTTTTTACACCTCTCCTATATTGCGTTTACTAGTTGATGATAATTTCTATAATAATAAACACCTATTTGGTGGTTTAAATGTTCAAATTAATACAAATAAAAAAAACGAGTGGAGTGCATTTGTAATTGGTGTAGGTGACCATTCAGAGTCTCAAATTAACCAATCTCAAAATTATTTAGGGACCGCTGTAAATGAGGACAGAGAAACGCTTGGAAGCCTAAAGCAAAACATGTTATTAGGTAAAATTCAATTAAAATCTAGACCTAACGAAACGACTCGAATTAAATTTGAAAATAGAATAGAGCTTTCATCTGCTAATAATTTTAATCAAACCAATAGCGACATTACCTCTCGGAATATAAATTATGCAACAAATGATAGTATCGATAATTTTACTTATAAATCTAATTTTAGAATAGAAAAACAGTTTTCGAAATTTCACACGTCTCAAGCTAAATTTAATGTGTTGTTTTCAAAAAATAATGAAGAACAATACTGGAGTAGTGATGAAAATATTTTTTCCAATGCTTTAGCTATCGAAGACAGTGACATTATAAAGGTTTATCAACAATCATCTTTAGAAACATTTAAAATTAATAGTTTTTTTAAACATTTTTGGATTATAAACCCTAAAAATCATTTGTTTTTAAGCTTTAAAAACGAATTGTTTATAAATAATTTTCAGTCAAATTTATACCAATTTAACCCGAATGGAGTTTCTGAATTTATAGATTTTGAAAATAAAAATTATAATAAAGAAGTTTTTACAGCTTTTACTACAGAATATAAACGTTTGATTGGTAATGCTTTTTTAACACTTAAGTTGGAGTATTTAAATTATAATAGGTTTAATAATCAGTTTGCTTTGGAGAACAATAAAAACCATAAAATACTTTTACCAAACTTAACTATAGATTGGGATATTACAGCAAATAAACAACTTAGTTTTAATTATAGCTTATCAAATAAGCAACCAACTTATACACTGTTAAGTACCGCAAAGCAACTAACAAGTTTTAATGCTATTTATGCAGGACAGTTAGGTTTAAATGATAGCTATTATCATGATTTAAGAGTATCGTTTAGAAAAACTCAAACTTATGGCTGGAGTTTTTATCCTACACTAAGGTATAAGATAATTAAAGATAAAATTAAAAACCTCTCTATTTTAAATAATGGTATTTACACTTCAAATACGCCTGTTAATTTAACTAATCCAGAGAAAGAATTTTCTGCAGATGTAAGATTATATTATAATTATAAATATTGGAAAGCCTGGTTAAGCACCAATTTTAGCAATAATAATTATATAAGTATATTAAATGAGTTAGAAACAAAAGCTACAAATAATAGGTATACAGGTAGAGCATCGTTTAGGTCTGTTTATATAAATGGTCCTAATGTGGATGCTACTATAAGTCATACTTATAGTGATAACAAAACGACGTTATTTGAGAGTGTTTCTAATAATACAAAAATAGATTTAGCTATAGATTATGAGATGGGTAATTGGACTTTTTTGACAGAAAACATATATGATTATTATACTAATAAAGCATCAAATACAAATAATTCATTTAATCAAATTAACGCTTCTGTTTTTTATCAAAAAGAAGATAGTGCTTGGGGCTTCGAAATTAAGGCAAACAATATAAGTGATAGTAGGGTTAAAATAAACTCTAGTTTAACAGATGTTTTATTTAATGAGACTAGAACGTATGTTTTCCCAAGAACAATACTGGGTAAAATAACTTATAAATTATAAAAAATGTTGAAAAATTTTGTAGTAATACTATTAATTACAACTTTAGTGTCTTGTGCTGGATCTAAACCTGTCGTTAAAAACGAAAATAAAATAGTAACAGGCATTATTGATAAAAGTGTATTAGAAGCACTACCCTATAAAAACTGGTTTAGCCCTAAATATGAAAGAGTAACCTTTAGTGAAGTGGTTGTTTTAAACATTAAAAAGCATATTAAAGATGTGAAAATTAAGGCATTTATGGGGGTTTGGTGTGGAGATAGTAAACGAGAACTACCAGTTTTTTATAAACTGTTAAAGGAAGTCGATTTTGATGAGAGTAATTTAGAAATGATAGCAGTAAACCATAATAAAAAGGCTAAGGGATTAACAAAAGGCTATAATATTATTAAGGTTCCAACTTTTATTTTTTATAGAGACAATAAAGAATTAGGACGTTTTGTTGAGTATCCTATGGAAAGCCTTGAAGAGGATATTTTTAAAATTATATCAGGGAAAACGTACAAACATTTTTATGAGGATTAGCTTTTAAGTTATAAAGCAAATGGTTTCCTTCAAAACTTGTTTTAAAGCTCTAGGAAGTTCTTTTTCTTGCCATGGATGTTTACTATCAAAGACGTGATTACTATTTTCTAATTTTCTTAAATTACTATTTGGATTCCATTTATGAAGATTTATAGCTTCTTCAAATTTAACCGATGGGTCATCTTCAGCATGAATTATTAAATGTGGAACTTTTATTTTCTTACAGCAGTGTTCTATGTTTAATCTCTCTTCGTTGGCTTTGTAATCTAAATAAAATTGATAATTATGTGGCATTTGTTGCTTTGTTCTTCCGTTTAAAACATACTTGACACCTTCTTTTTTCCATTGCTCTAAATCGCCCGTTGTGGAAGTGCGTTTTCCAAAGGCGCAAACACTAGCCCAAGTTATTAATTTGGTTATTCTAGAATCTTCTGAAGCTTTTATAGTTGCTATTCCTCCACCTCTGGAATGTCCAATTAGCGTGATATTAGTAATGTCTATTTCAAGTAAATAGTCATTGTTTTGACTAAGTAGAAAGTTAATTAAGTCATCAAGGTCTTGTAGTTCTTTACTGTAATTATTTTCTGCAAAAGCGTCTAAATCTAGAAAATCAATAGGTTGATCAATTGTTCCACCATTATGGGAGAAGTTAAATTTAACGAAAAACAAAGCGGCATTTTTAAATTGTTCTGCTACTTGATCCCAGGCGCCCCAATCTTTAAAACCTTTATAACCATGACAAAAAATAACTAATGGTTTTGGTGTATTTGTTTTGTTATAAAATACATCAA is drawn from Psychroserpens sp. NJDZ02 and contains these coding sequences:
- a CDS encoding thioredoxin family protein, with product MLKNFVVILLITTLVSCAGSKPVVKNENKIVTGIIDKSVLEALPYKNWFSPKYERVTFSEVVVLNIKKHIKDVKIKAFMGVWCGDSKRELPVFYKLLKEVDFDESNLEMIAVNHNKKAKGLTKGYNIIKVPTFIFYRDNKELGRFVEYPMESLEEDIFKIISGKTYKHFYED
- a CDS encoding alpha/beta hydrolase family protein codes for the protein MTQKNLVLNRKDQKPIVFDVFYNKTNTPKPLVIFCHGYKGFKDWGAWDQVAEQFKNAALFFVKFNFSHNGGTIDQPIDFLDLDAFAENNYSKELQDLDDLINFLLSQNNDYLLEIDITNITLIGHSRGGGIATIKASEDSRITKLITWASVCAFGKRTSTTGDLEQWKKEGVKYVLNGRTKQQMPHNYQFYLDYKANEERLNIEHCCKKIKVPHLIIHAEDDPSVKFEEAINLHKWNPNSNLRKLENSNHVFDSKHPWQEKELPRALKQVLKETICFIT
- a CDS encoding TonB-dependent receptor, yielding MKIISLIIIIFTISYSSYGQVTISGKLSSASGVLPDVHIIAKPITEGAKFSYTVSNTKGEYSLQLTPNASYKFTLSFIGFITLKQEVVIIEENSVQNFVLQVDPNQLEEIVINYKEPVIVKKDTTTYRADAFTNGKERKLRQVLKKLPGVDVDRKGNVTVKGKKVTTVLVDNKTFFTGDSKLAVNNIPADVIYEIQVIEDYHESDLLKGFEESKEVALNISLKKDKKEFIFGDLEAGSDTKDRYVFHPTVFKYSPKINYNFIGDINNVGKKSFTLKDYINYEGGFDVGDFSSFYTSPILRLLVDDNFYNNKHLFGGLNVQINTNKKNEWSAFVIGVGDHSESQINQSQNYLGTAVNEDRETLGSLKQNMLLGKIQLKSRPNETTRIKFENRIELSSANNFNQTNSDITSRNINYATNDSIDNFTYKSNFRIEKQFSKFHTSQAKFNVLFSKNNEEQYWSSDENIFSNALAIEDSDIIKVYQQSSLETFKINSFFKHFWIINPKNHLFLSFKNELFINNFQSNLYQFNPNGVSEFIDFENKNYNKEVFTAFTTEYKRLIGNAFLTLKLEYLNYNRFNNQFALENNKNHKILLPNLTIDWDITANKQLSFNYSLSNKQPTYTLLSTAKQLTSFNAIYAGQLGLNDSYYHDLRVSFRKTQTYGWSFYPTLRYKIIKDKIKNLSILNNGIYTSNTPVNLTNPEKEFSADVRLYYNYKYWKAWLSTNFSNNNYISILNELETKATNNRYTGRASFRSVYINGPNVDATISHTYSDNKTTLFESVSNNTKIDLAIDYEMGNWTFLTENIYDYYTNKASNTNNSFNQINASVFYQKEDSAWGFEIKANNISDSRVKINSSLTDVLFNETRTYVFPRTILGKITYKL